The nucleotide sequence GGCTTCGCGACGCGCTTCCTCGATGCGCTCGTCGCGATCCTCCTCGGCCTGTTTCACGATGTCTTCGGCCTCGGATTCCGCCGTTTTGATCCGTTCGAGAACCTCTGGTCTCGGCATACTCGTATCACCGAAACGTTGCGCAAGCGGCGTATAAGGTGTTTGCGAAACACCGTCACCACGCGCTCGCGAAACACCCGCTCCACACGTTCGCCGATCCGCCGTGAGACGGGAGCGGATCCGCACCGTTATGATTCTCCCGTTCCAACCGCCGTCCGATGGGTGTCCTCGAAGACAAGGCCAACGCGCGCCTGTTCTACAAGTACCTCTCGAAGGTCTACGACCGGATCAACCCCTTCATCTGGAACGAGGCGATGCGCGACGAGGCGCTGGAGTGGTTCGACGTACGGCAGGGCGATCGCGTGCTCGACGTCGGCTGCGGCACCGGCTTCGCGACCGAAGGCCTGCTCCGCTACACCGACGACGTACACGGCCTCGATCAGAGCCGCCATCAGATGGAGAAGGCGTTCGAGAAGTTCGGCTCGCGCGACCGCGTGCGGTTTTACCGCGGCGACGCGGAGCGACTCCCCTTCGCCGACGACTCCTTCGACGCCGTCTGGTCGTCGGG is from Halobellus sp. LT62 and encodes:
- a CDS encoding methyltransferase domain-containing protein — its product is MGVLEDKANARLFYKYLSKVYDRINPFIWNEAMRDEALEWFDVRQGDRVLDVGCGTGFATEGLLRYTDDVHGLDQSRHQMEKAFEKFGSRDRVRFYRGDAERLPFADDSFDAVWSSGSIEYWPDPVAALTEFRRVVKPGHTVLVVGPDYPNNRIFQHLADAIMLFYDEEEAQRMFEEAGFVDIEHHIQQAYPGSPRAITTLARAPEE